One Polaribacter sp. SA4-12 genomic window carries:
- a CDS encoding M28 family peptidase — translation MKKIILLLFIFSGIISCKQSSKVIKKENKEATIDASTVKKHLYTLASDEMEGRKTGTSGIEKAAKYIENEFKRIGLKTYDTLKDYRQTFTFTDRRSKKELTTSNIIGVLEGKSKKDEYVVVSAHYDHLGIKKKKGELDSIYNGANDDASGVTGVLALAEYFKTKGNNERTILFVAFTGEEMGLIGSTYFGKGIDASKFVAGINLEMIGKVPNFGPNTAWLSGFERSDFGKIVQKNLEGSGYTLHPDPYPKFNLFFRSDNASLARLGVPSHTFSTTPIDVDKDYHNVSDGVETLDVAVVTETIKAVAKGTESIISGKDTPTRVLLEEDKK, via the coding sequence ATGAAAAAAATAATACTGTTACTTTTTATATTCTCTGGAATAATTTCTTGTAAACAAAGTTCTAAAGTAATTAAAAAAGAAAATAAAGAAGCAACAATTGATGCTTCAACTGTAAAGAAACACTTGTATACTTTAGCTTCAGATGAAATGGAAGGTAGAAAAACAGGAACATCTGGAATTGAAAAAGCTGCTAAATACATAGAAAACGAGTTTAAACGAATTGGCTTAAAAACCTACGATACATTAAAAGATTACAGACAGACTTTTACTTTTACCGACAGAAGATCTAAAAAAGAATTAACAACAAGTAATATTATTGGTGTTTTAGAAGGAAAAAGTAAGAAAGATGAATATGTGGTAGTTTCAGCACATTATGATCATTTAGGAATTAAGAAAAAGAAAGGTGAATTAGATAGTATTTACAATGGAGCAAATGATGATGCATCTGGTGTTACAGGTGTTTTGGCTTTGGCAGAATATTTTAAAACAAAAGGAAATAATGAAAGAACAATTCTTTTTGTAGCTTTTACAGGAGAAGAAATGGGGTTAATTGGTTCTACTTATTTTGGTAAAGGAATTGATGCTAGTAAATTTGTTGCGGGTATTAATTTAGAAATGATTGGTAAAGTGCCTAATTTTGGTCCAAATACTGCTTGGTTATCTGGTTTTGAACGTTCTGATTTTGGTAAGATTGTTCAGAAGAATTTAGAAGGTTCTGGGTATACTTTACATCCAGATCCGTATCCGAAATTCAATTTATTTTTTAGATCAGACAATGCTTCTTTAGCACGTTTGGGAGTGCCTTCTCATACATTTTCTACAACACCAATTGATGTTGATAAAGATTATCATAACGTTTCTGATGGAGTAGAAACGTTAGATGTAGCTGTTGTAACAGAAACTATAAAAGCGGTTGCGAAAGGAACGGAAAGTATTATTAGTGGAAAAGATACTCCAACAAGAGTGTTGTTAGAGGAAGATAAAAAATAA